Proteins from one Planctomyces sp. SH-PL62 genomic window:
- the hflC gene encoding protease modulator HflC: MTPSKRLAVILGIALVLSIPAARSVCYVVTERELAVLLQFGEPVASRTRPGLYFKIPFIQEVLRLPKTLQIWHGDRQAKLVDVPTADGKKIEVTVWAVWRITDPVLFVRTLRTLENGESRVQAFVRSTARDTITTHNLAEIIRSTDRKMTYTLGLPPEVVAAASSVDPKDPAKHDVEDIPGFLVAPEAKEAVVLGRLKIMDQIRDSARAALAADGRSEGESQGRGIELVDVGISRVEFVPQVREAAFDRAIALMEAIAAKAIAEGEQRKKEIINKTEAEVQKIEGEGKQEASVTRGKVDAEVIDDYAKAIRESGDFYNFSRTLEAYKTAFKGDTRLILTTDGELLKMIKALEPANAPKPDGSSVTAAEAPAKP; this comes from the coding sequence ATGACGCCCAGCAAACGTCTCGCCGTGATCCTCGGCATCGCCTTGGTCCTCAGCATCCCGGCCGCCCGCAGCGTCTGCTACGTCGTGACCGAACGCGAGTTGGCCGTGCTGCTCCAGTTCGGCGAACCGGTCGCCAGCCGGACCAGGCCGGGACTCTACTTCAAGATCCCGTTCATCCAGGAGGTCCTGCGGCTGCCGAAGACCCTCCAGATCTGGCACGGCGACCGCCAGGCCAAGCTCGTCGACGTCCCCACGGCCGACGGCAAGAAGATCGAGGTCACGGTCTGGGCCGTCTGGCGGATCACCGATCCGGTCCTGTTCGTCCGCACCCTCCGGACCCTGGAGAACGGCGAGTCCCGCGTCCAGGCCTTCGTCCGCAGCACGGCGCGCGACACGATCACCACCCACAACCTCGCCGAGATCATCCGCAGCACCGATCGCAAGATGACCTACACCCTGGGCCTCCCTCCGGAAGTCGTCGCCGCCGCGAGCAGCGTCGATCCCAAGGACCCCGCCAAACACGACGTCGAAGACATCCCCGGATTCCTCGTCGCTCCCGAAGCCAAGGAGGCCGTCGTCCTGGGGCGCCTCAAGATCATGGACCAGATCCGCGACAGCGCCCGCGCCGCCCTGGCCGCCGACGGTCGAAGCGAGGGCGAGTCCCAGGGCCGAGGCATCGAGCTGGTCGACGTCGGGATCTCCCGCGTCGAGTTCGTCCCCCAGGTCCGCGAGGCCGCCTTCGACCGCGCGATCGCCCTCATGGAAGCCATCGCTGCGAAGGCCATCGCCGAGGGCGAGCAGCGCAAGAAGGAGATCATCAACAAGACCGAGGCCGAGGTCCAGAAGATCGAGGGCGAGGGGAAGCAAGAGGCCAGCGTCACCCGCGGCAAGGTCGACGCCGAGGTCATCGACGACTACGCCAAGGCCATCCGCGAGTCCGGCGACTTCTACAACTTCAGCCGGACCCTGGAGGCCTACAAGACCGCCTTCAAAGGGGACACCCGCCTCATCCTCACCACCGACGGCGAACTCCTGAAGATGATCAAGGCCCTGGAGCCCGCCAACGCCCCCAAGCCCGACGGCTCCTCCGTGACCGCCGCCGAGGCCCCGGCCAAGCCCTGA
- the hflK gene encoding FtsH protease activity modulator HflK, translated as METYSFEDGMRGRPRRGGPPSDAWARYIPFIPWVLGALVAVLLISDFSYTVEPHEQAVVLRFGAYKATTMPGLHFKLPIVDRVMKVSVEEHGLSLPYSPAIQAAQGGNRNAIRVRQLQAEPDDDETLMLTGDLNTASVEWTVQWRVTEPSSYLFRFPGEPDDQAAADLLTYVSRTVMNRLVGDYSFDEMIGPKRGDIAVQAREDSQRILDAYDCGITVTALQMQRVIPPDRVKPSFDRVNASIQLKQKLENEAESARNKLIPEARANRDKLIREAEGYAARTKAEAQGEIEALLARYHAYERAPDVTRQRLYIEAMQALLESVKDKTIIDADLNRALPILNLNEKGEAAK; from the coding sequence ATGGAAACGTACTCCTTCGAAGACGGGATGCGCGGGCGTCCCCGCCGCGGCGGCCCGCCAAGCGACGCCTGGGCGCGGTACATCCCCTTCATCCCCTGGGTGCTCGGGGCCCTGGTCGCCGTCCTCCTGATCTCGGACTTCAGCTACACCGTCGAGCCCCACGAGCAGGCGGTGGTGCTCCGGTTCGGGGCCTACAAGGCGACGACGATGCCGGGGCTGCATTTCAAGCTGCCGATCGTGGACCGGGTCATGAAGGTCAGCGTCGAGGAGCACGGGCTCTCGCTGCCGTACAGCCCGGCGATCCAGGCCGCGCAGGGGGGGAATCGCAACGCCATCCGGGTCCGCCAGCTCCAGGCCGAACCGGACGACGACGAGACCCTGATGCTCACCGGCGACCTCAACACGGCGTCCGTCGAGTGGACCGTGCAATGGCGCGTCACCGAGCCGTCGAGCTACCTCTTCCGGTTCCCCGGCGAGCCGGACGACCAGGCGGCCGCCGACCTGCTGACCTACGTCTCTCGCACTGTCATGAACCGGCTCGTCGGCGACTATTCGTTCGACGAGATGATCGGCCCCAAGCGCGGCGACATCGCCGTGCAGGCCCGCGAGGACTCCCAGCGGATCCTCGACGCCTACGACTGCGGAATCACGGTGACTGCGCTCCAGATGCAGCGGGTCATCCCGCCCGATCGCGTGAAGCCGTCGTTCGACCGGGTCAACGCCTCCATCCAGCTCAAGCAGAAGCTGGAGAACGAGGCCGAGTCCGCCCGCAACAAGCTCATCCCCGAAGCCCGCGCCAACCGCGACAAGCTGATCCGCGAGGCCGAGGGCTACGCCGCCCGCACCAAGGCCGAAGCCCAGGGCGAGATCGAGGCCCTGCTGGCCCGCTACCACGCCTATGAGCGCGCCCCCGACGTCACCCGCCAGCGGCTCTATATCGAAGCCATGCAGGCGCTCCTCGAGTCGGTCAAGGATAAGACCATCATCGACGCCGATCTCAACCGGGCCTTACCGATCCTGAACTTGAACGAGAAGGGGGAGGCGGCCAAATGA
- a CDS encoding MFS transporter: MNLPDVPAAEAPDGTPWWRDLDRYQWFVFLVATLGWLFDTMDQQLFNLARNPAVTELIGATPGDPATVGQVDYYSGLTTSIFMIGWATGGIFFGILGDKIGRAKTMMLTILAYSAFTGLSAMSVGVWDFAAYRFLTGLGVGGQFAVGVALVAEVMSDRTRPYALGWLQALSAVGNMMAGLIGIGLGKMQEAEIVASAWRTMFVVGLLPALLAIPVFLKLREPDRWKAAVRKEEAEEAAGGPEPAHKRGSVAELFTDPRWRRNTIVGMVLAFSGVVGLWGIGVFNADLSRTVLRKHYAASGLSPQEIGGKLTFWAGMTLLMFNAGAFFGIQGFAKLTQRIGRRPAFAIAFVLAGLSTATSFWLLNEFWQIFVFVPIMGFCQLSLFGGYAIYFPELFPTRLRSTGISFCYNVGRFVAASGPFALGFLTNSVFAGYPEPMRYAGVTMCGVFILGLLALPFAPETKGQPLPE; encoded by the coding sequence ATGAACCTGCCCGACGTCCCCGCCGCGGAAGCCCCGGACGGCACCCCCTGGTGGCGCGATCTGGACCGATATCAGTGGTTCGTCTTCCTCGTCGCCACGCTCGGCTGGCTGTTCGACACGATGGACCAGCAGCTCTTCAACCTGGCGCGCAACCCCGCCGTCACCGAGCTGATCGGGGCGACCCCCGGAGACCCCGCGACGGTCGGCCAGGTCGACTATTACTCGGGCCTCACCACCAGCATCTTCATGATCGGCTGGGCGACCGGCGGCATCTTCTTCGGCATCCTGGGCGACAAGATCGGCCGGGCCAAGACGATGATGCTGACGATCCTCGCCTACTCCGCCTTCACCGGCCTGAGCGCGATGTCGGTCGGGGTCTGGGACTTCGCCGCCTATCGATTCCTCACCGGCCTGGGGGTCGGCGGCCAGTTCGCCGTCGGCGTGGCCCTGGTGGCCGAGGTCATGTCCGACCGCACCCGACCTTACGCCCTGGGATGGCTCCAGGCCCTCTCGGCCGTAGGGAACATGATGGCGGGCCTGATCGGCATCGGGCTGGGCAAGATGCAGGAGGCCGAGATCGTCGCCAGCGCCTGGCGGACGATGTTCGTGGTCGGCCTGCTCCCGGCCCTGCTGGCGATCCCCGTCTTCCTCAAGCTCCGCGAGCCCGACCGCTGGAAGGCGGCCGTCCGCAAGGAGGAGGCCGAGGAAGCCGCGGGCGGACCCGAGCCCGCCCACAAGCGGGGCTCGGTCGCCGAACTGTTCACCGACCCGCGCTGGCGGCGGAACACCATCGTGGGCATGGTCCTGGCCTTCTCGGGCGTCGTCGGCCTCTGGGGCATCGGCGTCTTCAACGCCGACCTGAGCCGGACGGTCCTCCGCAAGCATTACGCGGCCAGCGGCCTCTCCCCCCAGGAGATCGGCGGCAAGTTGACGTTCTGGGCCGGGATGACCCTGCTCATGTTCAATGCGGGGGCGTTCTTCGGGATCCAGGGGTTCGCCAAGCTGACCCAGCGGATCGGCCGCCGACCGGCGTTCGCGATCGCGTTCGTCCTCGCCGGCCTGTCGACCGCCACCTCGTTCTGGCTGCTGAACGAGTTCTGGCAGATCTTCGTCTTCGTCCCGATCATGGGCTTCTGCCAGCTCTCGCTGTTCGGCGGCTACGCGATCTATTTCCCCGAGCTGTTCCCCACCCGCCTGCGCAGCACGGGCATCTCGTTCTGCTACAACGTGGGCCGGTTCGTGGCGGCCTCGGGCCCGTTCGCCCTGGGATTCCTGACGAACTCCGTCTTCGCCGGCTATCCCGAGCCGATGAGATACGCCGGCGTCACCATGTGCGGGGTCTTCATCCTCGGCCTGCTGGCGCTGCCGTTCGCCCCCGAGACCAAGGGCCAGCCCCTGCCGGAATGA
- a CDS encoding FliM/FliN family flagellar motor switch protein has translation MTADDGSAHVWDGLPRLSAWTLALERRAEAWREAERTRAGFAWIAPPGGLDVAFDRPEVEGRAAALGRPGLVAQFRWPRLRTRLAFGVEVPIVHAVVDGLLGFDRPFADVRLQTTPVEWGVWTYLVTRALEQIADSGASPFRFGGQVESDAPDLSIDRVGPSPFDVEGLGEVVTIRWAVRVGSVAGAVRLWIPASLAVYWVDSPPHPRPRPPFPPSAVDLASEWRAVAGRASMPLGLEKLRVGAVLPLARSRLAGTPTELAGSLDLICRAGGDGPEYRIAVEPAPGSSGRRVRVAGPLLQRSFTPGDEVMSTSSEPARPESPVADPLDAPVTLTVEIGRLSLPVSRLADLKPGDLLELNRHTREPVEITSGGRLIARGDLVLIDAEMGVRVTSVFL, from the coding sequence ATGACCGCCGACGACGGTTCCGCCCACGTCTGGGACGGCCTCCCCCGGCTCTCCGCCTGGACGCTCGCGCTGGAGCGTCGGGCGGAAGCCTGGCGCGAAGCGGAGCGGACCCGCGCGGGGTTCGCCTGGATAGCTCCGCCCGGCGGTCTGGACGTCGCCTTCGATCGGCCCGAGGTCGAGGGCCGGGCCGCCGCGCTGGGAAGGCCGGGGCTCGTGGCCCAGTTTCGTTGGCCCCGGCTCCGAACCCGCCTGGCGTTCGGGGTCGAGGTCCCCATCGTCCACGCCGTCGTCGACGGGCTCCTCGGGTTCGACCGGCCGTTCGCCGACGTCCGGCTTCAGACCACGCCCGTCGAGTGGGGCGTCTGGACTTACCTCGTCACCCGGGCTCTCGAGCAGATCGCGGACTCCGGCGCGAGCCCCTTCCGCTTCGGCGGGCAGGTCGAATCCGACGCGCCCGACCTCTCGATCGACCGCGTCGGGCCCAGCCCGTTCGACGTCGAGGGCCTGGGCGAGGTCGTCACGATCCGCTGGGCCGTCCGCGTCGGCTCCGTCGCCGGGGCGGTCCGGCTCTGGATCCCCGCGTCCCTGGCCGTGTACTGGGTCGATTCGCCCCCCCATCCGCGTCCACGGCCGCCGTTCCCGCCGTCGGCCGTCGATCTGGCCTCGGAGTGGCGGGCCGTGGCCGGTCGGGCGTCGATGCCGCTGGGCCTGGAGAAGCTCCGCGTCGGCGCGGTGCTCCCGCTGGCCCGATCGCGGCTGGCCGGGACGCCGACCGAACTCGCCGGATCGCTCGACCTGATCTGTCGGGCGGGCGGCGACGGCCCGGAATACCGCATCGCCGTGGAGCCCGCGCCCGGCTCCTCGGGCCGCCGGGTCCGCGTCGCGGGCCCGCTGCTCCAACGATCGTTCACGCCAGGGGATGAAGTCATGAGCACGAGTTCCGAACCCGCCCGCCCCGAGAGCCCGGTCGCCGACCCGCTGGACGCCCCCGTCACGCTGACGGTCGAGATCGGCCGCCTCAGCCTCCCCGTGAGCCGACTCGCCGACCTCAAGCCGGGCGACCTGCTCGAACTCAATCGGCACACCCGCGAGCCGGTCGAGATCACTTCCGGCGGACGGCTCATCGCGCGCGGCGACCTCGTGCTGATCGACGCCGAGATGGGCGTCCGGGTGACCAGCGTCTTCCTCTGA